One window from the genome of Dyella sp. A6 encodes:
- a CDS encoding response regulator yields the protein MHPGEPLTEGRTTSRILIVDDHPMVRDGLRSMLSREPDLDIAGEATHGREAIAQYRALRPDLMLIDLQMPEMDGLQAIAAIRDEFPDAAIIVLTTFLGDARVARAFALGATAYLLKTARSHEIIRAIRNALIGRRTMAADVAEQVAQHMGHEALTERETSILRLVAKGQSNRSIAGVLHLSEDTIKARMKSIMRKLNAGDRTHAAMIALGRGYIDPVQ from the coding sequence ATGCATCCGGGCGAACCCTTGACCGAGGGCAGGACAACATCCCGCATCCTCATCGTCGACGATCACCCGATGGTGCGTGACGGGCTGCGCTCGATGCTGTCCCGCGAACCCGATCTGGACATCGCCGGCGAGGCCACCCATGGCAGGGAAGCCATCGCCCAGTACCGCGCGCTTCGTCCGGACCTGATGCTGATCGACCTGCAGATGCCCGAAATGGATGGACTGCAGGCCATCGCCGCCATCAGGGACGAATTTCCGGATGCCGCCATCATCGTGCTGACGACCTTCCTTGGCGACGCCAGGGTGGCCAGGGCATTCGCGCTCGGGGCCACCGCCTACCTGCTCAAGACGGCACGCAGCCACGAGATCATCCGCGCCATCCGCAACGCACTGATCGGACGCCGGACCATGGCTGCCGACGTGGCCGAGCAGGTGGCGCAGCACATGGGCCACGAAGCACTGACGGAACGCGAAACCAGCATCCTGCGCCTGGTTGCGAAGGGCCAGAGCAACCGCAGCATTGCCGGCGTACTGCACCTTTCGGAAGACACCATCAAGGCACGCATGAAGAGCATCATGCGCAAGCTCAACGCGGGCGACCGTACGCATGCCGCGATGATCGCACTGGGGCGCGGCTACATCGATCCGGTGCAGTAA
- a CDS encoding efflux RND transporter permease subunit, whose product MPAEIPLPRLLRRPLLWVLILGAVLTYAVIAFVDTPVEVLPQFDYPQVSVTAHLPGTTATELEHLVVNPLESQILALTGLRSVHSTMGSGTVEIDVRFGKDSNAQADLQAINGAIDRARGELPTQVHPLAEIMGNAINEVADYAAEIPAGIAAARVQRAVQANIVPALRALPGVQFVYTFGAGNEALWIQPRLGAMRRYGIGIDTIVQAVKAQVLLAPGGYLSLGHNDVLIEARNLPTRIARLRQVPVATPQGPVPLTALARIVRAGVPIHNAVSLDGHPSVALTVFKQPHASTLAVTRAVQAALEASQPQLPAGVHWVRIYDQGYIVGMVGRDLGRNLLIGAALAVLLLFWVLGAGRGIVVLALAIPLSLALGIAALHLMGHDLNLMTLGALSVAVGLLADDAIIVLESIYHCWERGDAHWQGILNGVRSIAIPDVTGTLTNVAIYVPLLFVGGLVGLFFIPFSLAMILALLASLLVSLCFIPLGLGFIGARPSAGSRSGQHLLEWLQRANQKLFHWVARAPRLSLGITFAVLLVSLVGLVLVPIDFLPLPNEGTLLESFTLAPGASLLESRIAVQNITTRLLADPAVAHVDARIGSGASTTYTEPAWAGEIQVTLKPGVNVNALDAIGQRIQRESQLPGVQLSVDTPTIERVGESLSGLPQPFVIRVFGSRIPELRRIAGEITARLKRIPALADVFDNDGYPVTQLQIEPRSAALALHRLTPAALYAQLDPLIDGQVISRVPQGNVPLDLYVRLADAPHRSVADLSALPIRTAGGWTPLDQLARLQLVQTPNQIRHIAGARALDILATPTGPLGSTDAAARRALAGLRLPAGYRIGFGGLAAELEQAALGLLLAGAAAFAIMVGILLLQFDGLLIPGILLLEIPLALTGGTVALVISGVGLNAMGMVGFLTLVGIGLRHSIVLLDRVRHNEAAGMPVDDAVHEAIRIRFRPIVLTALTAMLGMLPTALGLGQGAAPEQGLAVVILGGLAWSAVRSTNLIPALYLHWRHRQLARQQSG is encoded by the coding sequence ATGCCCGCAGAGATTCCATTGCCGCGCCTGCTGCGCCGCCCGCTGCTGTGGGTGCTGATCCTCGGCGCGGTGCTGACGTATGCGGTGATCGCCTTCGTCGACACCCCGGTCGAGGTGCTGCCGCAGTTCGACTACCCGCAGGTCAGCGTCACCGCGCACCTGCCCGGCACCACCGCGACCGAGCTTGAGCACCTGGTCGTCAACCCGCTGGAGAGCCAGATCCTGGCGTTGACCGGGCTGCGCAGCGTGCATTCCACGATGGGCAGCGGCACGGTGGAAATCGACGTGCGCTTCGGCAAGGACAGTAACGCCCAGGCCGACCTGCAGGCGATCAACGGCGCGATCGACCGTGCGCGCGGTGAACTGCCCACCCAGGTGCATCCGCTGGCCGAGATCATGGGCAACGCGATCAACGAGGTGGCCGATTACGCGGCAGAGATTCCCGCGGGCATCGCGGCGGCGCGCGTGCAGCGCGCGGTGCAGGCCAATATCGTGCCGGCGCTGCGCGCGCTGCCCGGGGTGCAGTTCGTATACACCTTCGGTGCCGGCAACGAGGCGCTGTGGATACAGCCCCGGCTGGGTGCGATGCGACGCTATGGCATCGGCATCGACACCATCGTGCAGGCGGTGAAGGCGCAGGTGCTGCTGGCGCCTGGCGGCTATCTTTCGCTGGGCCACAACGACGTGCTGATCGAGGCGCGCAACCTGCCGACCCGAATCGCCCGGCTGCGCCAGGTGCCGGTCGCCACGCCGCAGGGGCCGGTGCCGCTGACAGCACTGGCGCGCATCGTGCGGGCAGGCGTGCCGATCCATAACGCGGTGTCGCTGGACGGCCACCCCAGCGTCGCGCTGACCGTGTTCAAGCAACCGCACGCATCGACCCTGGCGGTAACGCGCGCGGTGCAGGCCGCGCTGGAGGCCAGTCAGCCGCAGCTGCCCGCCGGCGTGCACTGGGTGCGCATCTACGACCAGGGCTACATCGTCGGCATGGTGGGACGCGATCTCGGCCGCAACCTGCTGATTGGCGCCGCGCTGGCGGTGCTGCTGCTGTTCTGGGTGCTAGGCGCGGGCCGAGGCATCGTGGTACTGGCCCTGGCGATTCCGCTGTCGCTGGCGCTCGGCATCGCTGCGCTGCACCTGATGGGGCACGACCTGAACCTGATGACGCTGGGTGCGCTGTCGGTGGCGGTGGGCCTGCTGGCGGACGACGCGATCATCGTGCTGGAGAGCATCTACCACTGCTGGGAACGCGGCGACGCACACTGGCAGGGCATCCTCAATGGCGTGCGCAGCATCGCGATACCGGACGTCACCGGCACCCTCACCAATGTGGCGATCTACGTGCCGTTGCTGTTCGTCGGCGGACTGGTCGGGCTGTTCTTCATCCCGTTCTCGCTGGCGATGATCCTGGCGCTGCTGGCCTCGCTGCTGGTGTCGCTGTGCTTCATTCCGCTGGGCCTGGGCTTCATCGGCGCACGCCCCAGCGCGGGCAGCCGCAGCGGCCAGCATCTGCTGGAATGGCTGCAGCGGGCCAACCAGAAACTGTTCCACTGGGTGGCCCGCGCGCCACGCCTCAGCCTGGGCATCACCTTCGCGGTACTGCTGGTCAGCCTGGTCGGGCTGGTGCTGGTGCCGATCGACTTCCTGCCGCTGCCGAACGAAGGCACTCTGCTGGAATCGTTCACCCTGGCGCCGGGCGCGTCGCTGCTGGAAAGCCGCATCGCCGTGCAGAACATCACGACGCGACTGCTGGCCGACCCGGCGGTGGCGCATGTCGATGCGCGCATCGGCTCGGGCGCATCGACCACCTATACCGAACCCGCATGGGCCGGCGAGATCCAGGTGACGCTGAAGCCGGGCGTGAACGTCAACGCGCTGGACGCCATCGGCCAGCGCATCCAGCGCGAATCGCAGCTGCCGGGCGTGCAGCTGTCGGTGGACACGCCGACCATCGAGCGGGTCGGCGAGAGCCTGTCGGGCCTGCCGCAACCATTCGTCATCCGCGTATTCGGCAGCCGCATACCGGAATTGCGGCGGATCGCCGGCGAGATCACCGCGCGGCTGAAGCGTATCCCGGCACTGGCCGATGTGTTCGACAACGACGGCTACCCGGTGACCCAGCTGCAGATCGAGCCACGCAGCGCCGCGCTCGCGCTGCATCGGCTGACACCCGCCGCGTTGTACGCCCAGCTCGATCCGCTGATCGATGGCCAGGTGATCAGCCGCGTGCCACAGGGCAATGTGCCGCTGGACCTGTATGTGCGGCTGGCCGATGCCCCGCATCGATCGGTGGCGGACCTGTCCGCGCTGCCGATCCGCACTGCAGGTGGCTGGACGCCGTTGGACCAGCTCGCCCGGCTGCAGCTGGTGCAGACGCCCAACCAGATCCGTCACATCGCCGGCGCCCGTGCGCTCGACATCCTGGCCACGCCGACCGGTCCGCTGGGCAGCACCGACGCCGCGGCGCGACGCGCCCTGGCCGGACTGCGCCTGCCGGCAGGCTACCGCATCGGCTTCGGCGGACTCGCTGCCGAACTCGAACAGGCTGCACTGGGCCTGCTGCTGGCCGGCGCGGCAGCATTCGCGATCATGGTCGGCATCCTGCTGCTGCAGTTCGACGGCCTGCTGATTCCCGGCATCCTGCTGCTGGAGATCCCGCTGGCGCTGACCGGCGGTACCGTGGCGCTGGTGATCAGCGGGGTGGGCCTGAACGCGATGGGCATGGTCGGCTTCCTGACCCTCGTCGGCATCGGTCTGCGCCACAGCATCGTGCTGCTCGATCGCGTCCGCCACAACGAAGCCGCCGGCATGCCGGTGGACGACGCGGTGCACGAAGCGATCCGCATCCGCTTCCGCCCGATCGTGCTGACCGCGCTCACCGCGATGCTGGGCATGCTGCCGACCGCGCTTGGACTGGGTCAGGGCGCCGCGCCCGAGCAGGGCCTGGCCGTGGTGATCCTGGGCGGACTGGCCTGGAGCGCAGTGCGCAGCACCAACCTGATTCCCGCGCTGTACCTGCACTGGCGTCACCGCCAGCTGGCGCGGCAGCAGTCCGGTTGA
- a CDS encoding efflux RND transporter periplasmic adaptor subunit: protein MSALSTASNWPRRLAALAALACLAGIVDVHAATRTPSSGDYAVARLQQRSTVYTAYAQVEPVATVPVRALVPGALRDLHVVPGSTVVRGEVLAQLGGSRLRAFMTGREAALHSAITNAATARQALAIARRQFAQRLATRQDVDAARSALASAQAAQATARTRLAEARDMQGLRAPVAGTVLAVHAGDGEQVTTGETVLVLLPANRLWVDATYYGADATRLHPGMRGRFQPADGSAAVPVKVVSVAAALAMDGGRTVGLLPLAATPPASWIDGQSGTVSVDGPPAQGVAIPTSALVLDRGRWWVVLHTSSGNTPRQVIPGPAQGWHTWIVSGLRPGQQVVSRNAFLEYHRDIAQSYQPPD, encoded by the coding sequence ATGTCTGCTCTGAGCACCGCAAGCAACTGGCCGCGACGCCTTGCCGCGCTGGCCGCCCTCGCCTGCCTGGCAGGCATCGTCGACGTACACGCCGCCACGCGCACGCCGTCATCCGGCGATTACGCGGTGGCCCGCCTGCAGCAGCGCAGTACGGTCTACACGGCCTATGCCCAGGTGGAGCCGGTTGCCACCGTGCCGGTGCGCGCACTGGTGCCCGGCGCGCTGCGCGACCTGCATGTGGTGCCCGGCAGCACGGTCGTCCGTGGCGAGGTACTGGCGCAGCTCGGCGGCTCCCGTCTGCGCGCCTTCATGACCGGCCGCGAAGCGGCGCTGCACAGCGCCATCACGAACGCAGCGACGGCACGACAGGCGCTGGCGATCGCCCGCCGCCAGTTCGCGCAACGGCTGGCGACCCGGCAGGACGTCGACGCGGCACGCAGTGCGCTGGCCTCGGCGCAGGCGGCGCAGGCAACCGCCAGGACCCGGCTGGCCGAGGCGCGCGACATGCAGGGCCTGCGTGCGCCAGTGGCAGGAACGGTACTGGCGGTACATGCCGGCGACGGCGAGCAGGTGACGACCGGCGAGACCGTGCTGGTGCTGCTGCCGGCGAACCGGCTGTGGGTTGATGCCACCTACTACGGCGCCGACGCCACCCGGCTGCACCCGGGCATGCGCGGCCGCTTCCAGCCGGCCGACGGCAGCGCTGCCGTGCCGGTCAAGGTCGTCTCGGTCGCGGCGGCACTGGCGATGGACGGCGGCCGCACGGTGGGCCTGCTGCCGCTGGCGGCCACCCCGCCCGCATCGTGGATCGACGGCCAGTCGGGCACGGTGAGCGTGGACGGCCCGCCGGCGCAGGGCGTGGCGATACCGACCTCGGCACTGGTGCTGGATCGCGGTCGCTGGTGGGTGGTGCTGCACACGTCCAGCGGCAACACGCCGCGGCAGGTGATACCCGGACCGGCGCAGGGCTGGCACACCTGGATCGTCTCCGGCCTGCGCCCGGGGCAGCAGGTGGTGAGCAGGAACGCCTTCCTGGAATACCACCGTGACATCGCCCAGTCCTACCAGCCGCCAGACTGA
- a CDS encoding BlaI/MecI/CopY family transcriptional regulator, producing the protein MSRYSLPADDLEYAVLSSLWALGTASVRDLHERVGVPAGYVYTTTAKVVDRLREKRLVERRRDNSAFVYRPTVERAEVERVRARQLMGRFLGPEPQAAVAALVDAVGEIDPDLLEQFEQAIRDRKALDRGP; encoded by the coding sequence ATGAGCCGTTATTCACTGCCCGCCGATGATCTGGAATACGCCGTGCTCAGTTCGCTCTGGGCGCTGGGAACGGCATCGGTGCGGGACCTGCACGAACGCGTCGGGGTGCCCGCCGGCTATGTCTACACCACCACCGCCAAGGTGGTGGATCGCTTGCGCGAAAAGCGCCTGGTCGAGCGGCGCCGGGACAACAGTGCCTTCGTGTACCGACCGACGGTCGAGCGCGCCGAAGTGGAACGCGTGCGGGCCCGGCAACTGATGGGACGCTTCCTCGGCCCGGAACCGCAGGCCGCGGTCGCTGCGCTGGTCGACGCGGTCGGCGAGATCGATCCGGACCTGCTCGAACAGTTCGAGCAGGCGATCCGCGACAGAAAGGCACTTGACCGTGGGCCGTGA
- a CDS encoding PepSY domain-containing protein, giving the protein MIHAASRRTNAFVPTMACAVLLFAGAGLGTAHADASEAAEIAAVHSAGIAPMDAVSRAEKHSGGRAFGMGLEVARRGTWYEVQLDVHGKPMLARIDPQSGSWLGIAPAHGEDAQGMLSLKGRKLSLNQAIAAAEHAGHGRALEAGPYGHGKAAHYDVDVVSQSNHVAHFSVDPDTGRVSTAPASEVD; this is encoded by the coding sequence ATGATCCATGCCGCATCCCGCCGAACGAACGCCTTCGTCCCGACAATGGCCTGCGCCGTGCTGCTGTTTGCCGGCGCTGGTCTCGGCACCGCGCACGCGGATGCCAGCGAGGCCGCTGAAATCGCCGCCGTGCACAGCGCCGGTATCGCCCCCATGGACGCGGTGTCGCGTGCCGAGAAGCACAGCGGCGGTCGTGCCTTCGGCATGGGGCTGGAAGTCGCGCGTCGCGGTACCTGGTACGAAGTGCAACTCGACGTGCACGGCAAGCCGATGCTCGCGCGGATCGATCCGCAAAGCGGGTCCTGGCTCGGCATTGCACCCGCGCACGGTGAAGACGCCCAGGGCATGCTCAGCCTGAAAGGCCGCAAGCTGTCGCTGAACCAGGCCATCGCCGCGGCCGAGCACGCCGGTCACGGACGCGCGCTGGAAGCGGGCCCGTATGGCCATGGCAAGGCGGCGCACTACGACGTCGATGTGGTGAGCCAGAGCAATCATGTCGCGCATTTCAGCGTCGATCCGGATACCGGCCGGGTGAGCACCGCGCCTGCCAGCGAGGTCGATTGA
- a CDS encoding response regulator transcription factor: MKILLVEDDAETLAYIARGLGELGHVVDQATDGREGLFHASEGHYDVLIVDRMLPKLDGLSLLRALRAAQVHTPVLMLTALGEVDARVEGFEAGADDYLAKPFAFAELAARVGALGRRPPLAETLTATLRVADLEMDLLKREVRRGGQPIDLQPREFRLLEYLMRHAGEVVTRTMLLEQVWEYHFDPQTSVVETHISRLRSKVDRGFESGGLLCTVRGAGYMLRLEAER, translated from the coding sequence ATGAAGATCCTCCTGGTCGAAGACGATGCCGAAACCCTTGCCTATATCGCCAGGGGTCTGGGCGAGCTTGGCCACGTCGTCGACCAGGCTACGGATGGCCGGGAGGGTTTGTTCCATGCCAGCGAAGGGCACTACGACGTGCTGATCGTCGATCGCATGCTGCCCAAGCTGGACGGCCTGAGTCTGCTGCGCGCCCTGCGTGCGGCACAGGTGCATACGCCGGTGCTGATGCTGACCGCGCTGGGCGAGGTGGATGCGCGCGTCGAAGGTTTCGAGGCAGGCGCCGACGACTACCTGGCCAAGCCGTTCGCGTTCGCCGAACTGGCGGCGCGGGTCGGCGCGCTCGGCCGGCGGCCACCACTGGCGGAGACGCTCACCGCCACTTTGCGCGTGGCTGACCTGGAGATGGACCTGCTGAAGCGCGAGGTGCGCCGCGGCGGACAGCCGATCGACCTGCAGCCGCGCGAGTTCCGCCTGCTCGAATACCTGATGCGCCATGCTGGCGAGGTAGTGACCCGGACCATGCTGCTGGAGCAGGTGTGGGAATACCATTTCGACCCGCAGACCAGCGTGGTGGAAACACACATCAGCCGCCTGCGCAGCAAAGTCGACCGCGGGTTCGAGAGTGGCGGCCTGCTGTGCACCGTGCGCGGCGCGGGCTACATGCTGCGCCTGGAAGCCGAACGCTAG
- a CDS encoding ATP-binding protein translates to MAAPNANASFIVRLVRSSAFRLAALQASLFALVALALFTITWWSVRGYVESQVRHAIKDESAEILATPGSGLAAAVNEAVAQMPQGPFFYGLFSAHGQHLAGDLDHAPRVQGWSTMVQHESLHGDRDRHRRVLVQTLRLDDGRQLVVGRDRHSADELDELLQGSFLWAGIAAVLLALLGGVITARNYLGRVEAVAAAAARIAGGELETRVPLGERGDEFDRLAHSLNAMLERIQALMEGMRQVSNDIAHDLRTPLAHLRQRLEAATRDADSIDAFRAASERALADVDGVLATFAALLRIAQIESRQRRAGFAILDLSALLTSLAGDFAPVLEDQGRSLHTRIEPGLQVHGDRALLTQMVANLIENALRHTPAGTPVELVLERSGDSVRMVVADAGPGIPAAARAHVLGRFVRLDAARSTPGSGLGLALVAAVADLHGIALELGDARPGLRVQLDFPTKETM, encoded by the coding sequence ATGGCCGCACCGAACGCCAATGCCAGCTTCATCGTACGTCTGGTCCGCAGTTCCGCGTTCCGGCTGGCTGCGCTGCAGGCCAGCCTGTTCGCGCTGGTCGCGCTGGCGCTGTTCACCATCACCTGGTGGTCGGTCCGCGGCTATGTCGAGTCGCAGGTCCGCCACGCGATCAAGGACGAGTCCGCCGAAATCCTGGCGACTCCGGGCAGCGGGCTGGCCGCCGCCGTCAACGAGGCTGTGGCGCAGATGCCGCAGGGGCCGTTCTTCTATGGCCTGTTCAGCGCGCACGGGCAGCATCTGGCTGGCGATCTCGATCACGCACCGAGGGTCCAGGGCTGGAGCACCATGGTGCAGCATGAATCCCTGCATGGCGACCGCGACCGGCATCGGCGCGTGCTGGTGCAGACTCTCCGGCTGGACGATGGCCGGCAACTCGTCGTCGGGCGCGACCGGCACAGCGCCGACGAGCTGGACGAACTGCTGCAGGGCTCGTTCCTGTGGGCCGGCATTGCCGCCGTGCTGCTGGCCCTGCTGGGGGGCGTGATCACCGCGCGCAACTACCTGGGCCGGGTCGAAGCGGTGGCCGCCGCCGCTGCCCGCATCGCCGGTGGCGAGCTGGAAACGCGCGTGCCACTGGGCGAGCGCGGCGACGAGTTCGACCGCCTCGCGCATTCGCTCAACGCGATGCTGGAACGCATCCAGGCACTGATGGAAGGCATGCGCCAGGTGTCCAACGACATCGCACACGACCTGCGCACGCCGCTGGCCCACCTGCGCCAGCGCCTGGAAGCGGCGACCCGCGACGCCGACAGCATCGACGCGTTCCGTGCCGCCAGCGAACGTGCGCTGGCCGATGTCGACGGCGTGCTGGCCACGTTCGCCGCGCTGCTGCGCATCGCGCAGATCGAAAGTCGCCAGCGTCGCGCCGGTTTTGCCATACTCGACCTGTCCGCGCTGCTGACCAGTCTCGCTGGCGACTTCGCGCCCGTGCTCGAAGACCAGGGACGTTCGTTGCACACGCGCATCGAACCGGGCCTGCAGGTGCACGGTGACCGTGCCCTGCTTACCCAGATGGTCGCCAACCTGATCGAGAACGCCCTTCGGCACACGCCGGCCGGCACGCCGGTGGAGCTGGTGCTGGAACGTTCCGGCGACAGCGTCCGCATGGTGGTTGCCGATGCCGGCCCCGGCATTCCCGCAGCGGCGCGTGCGCACGTGCTCGGGCGTTTCGTGCGCCTGGACGCGGCGCGCAGCACGCCGGGCAGCGGCCTCGGGCTGGCGTTGGTGGCCGCGGTCGCCGATCTTCACGGCATTGCGCTGGAGCTGGGCGATGCCCGGCCCGGTCTGCGTGTGCAACTGGATTTCCCCACCAAGGAAACGATGTGA
- a CDS encoding TolC family protein, producing the protein MIPNSLRPVRVAIVGALLLLAGCVTYQSHPLPTAPHWAATPTDAHGKPLATLDMRQASALALRADPDYQASLIDARISTLQLHAAGLLPDPQLSASVDHPTTPGYSHGWSLGLSEDVSWLLTRGATVDAARARRATTELQLAWQGWSLAQASAAGFVDLWTAQKRCALLQRQLDAATRFNAAYQRALARHDVTLDTASASLIDLTDTQSQLAAAEQAREAAQANLNHLLGVAPGARYGLVAPMPLTLPSASQLTAALQALPKTRPDLLALAAAAHATDADFRAAVMAQFPGLSVGVNRAGDTSRVDTTGFSINLNLPVFGRAQANARIARAARDRAVAEYQARLDQADVEARTLYAQLRQVAHQRKVLQQNLPQLRMFARRADRAFHAGNYSGAAWLAVQQSVITHELQMLDLTATLTKGEVALAALLGHVPPGASPIPAHGTLSR; encoded by the coding sequence GTGATTCCGAACTCCCTACGCCCTGTGCGTGTCGCCATCGTCGGAGCCTTGCTGCTGCTGGCGGGCTGCGTCACCTACCAGTCACATCCGCTGCCGACGGCGCCGCACTGGGCGGCGACGCCGACCGATGCGCACGGCAAGCCGCTCGCCACGCTGGACATGCGCCAGGCCAGTGCGCTGGCGCTGCGCGCCGACCCCGATTACCAGGCCAGCCTGATCGACGCGCGCATCAGCACGTTGCAGTTGCACGCGGCCGGGCTGCTGCCCGACCCGCAGCTGAGTGCCAGCGTGGATCATCCGACCACCCCCGGCTACAGCCATGGCTGGAGTCTCGGCCTGAGCGAGGACGTGTCGTGGCTGCTTACCCGCGGCGCGACCGTGGACGCGGCGCGGGCCCGCCGCGCTACCACCGAACTGCAGCTGGCCTGGCAGGGCTGGAGCCTGGCGCAGGCCAGTGCGGCGGGTTTCGTCGACCTGTGGACCGCGCAGAAACGTTGCGCCCTGCTGCAGCGCCAGCTGGATGCCGCGACACGATTCAATGCGGCGTACCAGCGTGCGCTGGCGCGTCACGATGTCACCCTCGACACCGCATCGGCGAGCTTGATCGACCTGACCGACACGCAGAGCCAGCTGGCCGCGGCCGAGCAGGCCAGGGAGGCTGCGCAGGCCAACCTCAACCATCTGCTGGGGGTGGCGCCCGGCGCGCGTTACGGACTGGTCGCGCCGATGCCGTTGACGCTGCCTTCGGCATCCCAGCTGACGGCGGCGCTGCAGGCCTTGCCGAAGACACGTCCCGACCTGCTGGCGCTGGCCGCCGCCGCGCATGCCACCGATGCCGATTTCCGCGCGGCGGTGATGGCCCAGTTCCCGGGCCTGAGCGTCGGCGTCAACCGTGCCGGCGATACCAGCCGGGTCGATACCACCGGATTCAGCATCAACCTCAACCTTCCGGTGTTCGGCCGGGCCCAGGCCAATGCACGCATCGCCAGGGCCGCGCGTGACCGTGCAGTGGCCGAATATCAGGCGCGGCTCGACCAGGCCGATGTCGAGGCGCGCACCCTGTACGCGCAACTGCGCCAGGTCGCGCACCAGCGCAAGGTGCTGCAGCAAAACCTGCCCCAGCTCCGCATGTTCGCCCGCCGCGCCGACCGCGCCTTCCACGCGGGCAACTACTCGGGCGCCGCATGGCTTGCGGTACAGCAGAGCGTGATCACGCACGAGCTGCAGATGCTGGACCTCACCGCCACCCTGACCAAGGGCGAGGTCGCCCTGGCGGCCCTGCTCGGGCACGTTCCCCCCGGTGCTTCCCCCATTCCCGCCCACGGAACCCTGTCACGATGA
- a CDS encoding efflux RND transporter periplasmic adaptor subunit, producing MKCALPVPALLATLMLLLPLSGRADDAPSALVSVTRIVQQPLHDRLTVYGRVASDPAHVHSLTSLHSGIVERTMVTPGQQVTKGQPLLALASSPQAQMAYAQARSKLTSAQAQLKQSEALYRESLVTHADLAAARQNLNDAKAGLAAIEAQGTGHATQLLRASEAGTISRVDVSPGALVQPGQPLLTLSAQTHLWIRLGVEPEEAAKVHTGAPVDLRAVFGSSVVHAKVAQVNNVIDPATHLVDAVVELDGKDTAGLVPGSWMRGVIRLGTQAGLAVPRSAVLSEHGQSYVFIIQHGHATRVNVHTGLESAGLVAIAGAVHEGDMVVTSGNYELTDGMAVRLAKEPMQ from the coding sequence ATGAAATGCGCGCTACCCGTGCCGGCCCTGCTGGCCACCCTGATGCTGTTGCTGCCCCTTTCCGGTCGTGCCGACGACGCGCCCAGCGCGCTGGTGTCGGTCACCCGCATCGTGCAGCAGCCGTTGCACGACCGCCTGACGGTCTACGGCAGGGTCGCTAGCGACCCTGCCCACGTGCATTCGCTGACCAGCCTGCACAGCGGCATCGTCGAACGGACAATGGTGACGCCCGGACAGCAGGTGACCAAGGGGCAGCCCCTGCTCGCGCTGGCCAGTTCGCCGCAGGCGCAGATGGCCTATGCCCAGGCGCGCAGCAAGCTGACCAGTGCGCAGGCCCAGCTTAAGCAGTCCGAGGCGCTGTACCGCGAAAGCCTGGTCACGCATGCGGACCTCGCCGCCGCCAGGCAGAACCTCAACGATGCCAAGGCCGGTCTCGCCGCGATCGAGGCACAAGGCACGGGGCATGCGACCCAGCTGCTGCGCGCATCCGAGGCCGGCACGATCAGCCGCGTCGACGTGTCGCCCGGTGCGCTGGTACAGCCGGGCCAGCCGCTGCTGACGCTGAGCGCGCAGACCCATCTGTGGATCCGGCTCGGCGTCGAACCGGAAGAAGCCGCCAAGGTGCATACGGGGGCGCCGGTCGATCTTCGCGCTGTGTTCGGCAGCAGCGTCGTGCACGCCAAGGTCGCGCAGGTGAACAACGTGATCGATCCGGCCACGCACCTGGTCGACGCGGTGGTCGAGCTGGACGGCAAGGACACCGCCGGACTGGTGCCCGGCAGCTGGATGCGCGGCGTGATCAGGCTGGGCACCCAGGCCGGACTGGCGGTGCCGCGTAGCGCCGTGCTCAGCGAGCACGGGCAGAGCTACGTGTTCATCATCCAGCATGGGCATGCGACCCGCGTGAACGTGCACACCGGCCTCGAGTCCGCCGGCCTGGTGGCGATTGCCGGTGCCGTGCACGAAGGTGACATGGTCGTCACCAGCGGCAATTACGAACTGACCGATGGCATGGCCGTGCGCCTGGCCAAGGAGCCGATGCAATGA